In the Corynebacterium gerontici genome, one interval contains:
- a CDS encoding ABC transporter ATP-binding protein: protein MSSIKLVDVTFRYPHATCDQLAHFNLNVAPRSCTALLGPSGCAKTTVLRLIAGLERPAAGEVYVGDVCVASSESFEAPETRGIGLVFQDYALFPHMTVQRNVEYGLRGMGRSERKQRVAETLDMVGLSNLAGRYPHQLSGGQQQRVALARALAPRPKVLLLDEPFSNLDANLRQQVREEVRELLERAGVTSVLVTHDAADAQALATDVVRMQPSFDAPVCPAA, encoded by the coding sequence ATGTCTAGCATCAAGCTTGTCGACGTCACGTTCCGCTACCCCCACGCCACCTGCGACCAGCTCGCGCACTTCAACCTCAATGTGGCTCCGCGGAGCTGCACCGCATTGCTCGGCCCCTCCGGCTGCGCCAAGACGACGGTGCTCAGGCTCATCGCTGGTCTTGAACGCCCCGCAGCGGGCGAGGTGTACGTGGGGGATGTGTGCGTGGCTTCGTCGGAAAGCTTTGAAGCGCCCGAAACGCGCGGGATTGGCCTGGTGTTTCAGGACTACGCGCTCTTCCCGCACATGACGGTGCAGCGCAACGTGGAATACGGCCTGCGCGGCATGGGGCGCAGCGAACGCAAGCAACGCGTCGCCGAAACCCTGGACATGGTAGGACTCAGCAACCTGGCGGGCCGCTACCCGCACCAACTCTCCGGCGGCCAGCAGCAGCGTGTCGCGCTCGCACGTGCACTGGCTCCAAGGCCCAAGGTGCTGCTGCTTGACGAGCCCTTCTCGAACCTCGACGCCAACCTGCGCCAACAGGTGCGTGAAGAAGTCCGCGAGCTGCTAGAACGAGCGGGAGTGACCAGCGTGCTCGTCACCCACGACGCTGCTGACGCCCAAGCTCTCGCCACCGACGTCGTGCGTATGCAACCCTCTTTCGACGCGCCTGTCTGCCCGGCGGCGTAA
- a CDS encoding ABC transporter permease → MTSRRVWTTITAIVVLLMLTPLAGILAGLFAPATDAWHHIVDTLLAGYIRGTLKLVVAVVTLSVIVASALAWWVTAYEFPGRRLLSLGLVLPLAIPPYIGAYTYVAMTGYTGWIQVGLRNLGVELAPGSFDLLTPFGAVLMFTLFLYPYIFLVLRAFLSREVGHLLEAARMSGASPLRAYFTVILPLTRNAVVAGATLVAFEVLSDYGLASYFGLEVFTTAIFKSWLGLGDMASALKLAAILLLVVTLLSAGEKALRGPRSAAVGVRARPMQRMQLRGPAKIFVPLAAWSVLAFALLIPVLQMIYWAIVSLPNIRFEGLLQTLGTSVSVALAGALATTVCALIVAQTQRLWPGKLTKTFARITVMGYSVPSTVIALAILSVGVWLDTNLGTSLTATPAIIVVAYLIRYLAVSMQSVESGFERVGIRAHESARLLGSGPLRATATVDVPMIRSALIGAFLLAFIDMMKELPIVLILRPFNFATLSTRVFEYANDEMIPESSLSSLLIIGIAMIPIALIVARQSQENTNV, encoded by the coding sequence ATGACATCACGTCGAGTCTGGACCACGATCACCGCGATCGTGGTCTTGCTCATGCTCACCCCCCTCGCGGGCATCCTCGCCGGGCTTTTCGCCCCGGCCACTGACGCTTGGCATCACATCGTGGATACTCTGTTGGCCGGCTATATCCGGGGCACGTTGAAGCTGGTGGTGGCTGTGGTGACGCTGAGCGTGATCGTCGCCTCCGCTTTGGCGTGGTGGGTCACCGCATATGAATTTCCCGGCCGACGTCTGCTGTCTTTGGGGCTGGTGTTGCCGCTTGCGATCCCGCCCTATATCGGCGCCTACACCTATGTGGCGATGACGGGCTACACCGGCTGGATTCAGGTGGGGCTGCGCAACCTCGGTGTGGAACTCGCACCGGGCAGTTTCGACCTGCTCACGCCCTTCGGCGCGGTGCTGATGTTCACGCTCTTTCTGTACCCGTACATCTTTTTGGTGCTGCGCGCATTCCTTTCCCGCGAGGTGGGGCACCTGCTGGAGGCCGCCCGCATGTCGGGCGCCAGCCCGCTGCGCGCATATTTCACGGTGATTTTGCCACTCACGCGCAATGCGGTGGTCGCCGGCGCTACCTTGGTGGCTTTTGAGGTGCTTTCTGATTATGGCCTCGCCTCCTACTTTGGCCTGGAAGTGTTCACCACCGCGATTTTCAAGAGCTGGTTGGGCCTTGGTGATATGGCCTCGGCGCTGAAACTCGCCGCGATTCTGCTGTTGGTGGTCACGCTCCTTTCTGCGGGCGAGAAGGCCCTGCGCGGTCCTCGTTCGGCGGCGGTGGGCGTGCGTGCGCGTCCGATGCAGCGCATGCAACTGCGTGGCCCAGCAAAAATCTTCGTGCCGCTTGCTGCATGGTCTGTGCTGGCATTCGCCCTGCTCATCCCGGTGCTCCAGATGATCTACTGGGCGATCGTCTCTCTGCCCAATATTCGCTTTGAGGGTCTGCTGCAAACCTTGGGCACGTCGGTGTCGGTGGCGCTAGCCGGTGCGCTGGCCACTACCGTGTGTGCGCTGATCGTGGCCCAAACGCAGCGCCTCTGGCCTGGCAAACTGACCAAGACTTTCGCGCGCATCACGGTGATGGGATACTCGGTGCCCTCCACCGTCATTGCCCTTGCCATTCTTTCCGTTGGTGTGTGGTTGGACACCAACCTTGGCACCTCACTTACGGCAACGCCCGCCATCATCGTGGTGGCGTACCTGATTCGCTACCTCGCGGTGAGTATGCAATCGGTGGAGTCTGGCTTTGAGCGCGTTGGTATCCGCGCCCACGAGTCCGCACGCCTGCTGGGCTCCGGCCCCTTGCGCGCCACCGCCACCGTGGACGTGCCCATGATCCGCAGCGCGCTCATCGGCGCGTTCCTGCTGGCGTTTATCGACATGATGAAGGAACTGCCCATCGTGTTGATCCTGCGCCCCTTCAACTTCGCCACCCTGTCCACCCGCGTTTTCGAGTATGCCAACGACGAGATGATCCCCGAATCCTCCCTGTCGAGCCTGCTCATTATCGGTATTGCCATGATCCCCATCGCGCTGATCGTGGCACGCCAATCCCAGGAGAACACCAATGTCTAG
- a CDS encoding Fe(3+) ABC transporter substrate-binding protein, whose translation MRRLVAAGLAAALTLTACSSGEEGFDQKSDDVVNVYSSRHYDVDKEVYKMFEEETGLKLNVVEGKGDELVERITREKNKPQADVLLTVGAESLYPLHEADALEDAMSDTIESNIPEQYRGDYWMGITSRARVIAYNKDHVDPEKIKTYEDITKPEWKDQILVRPSSSSYNQALLASFIQNDGEDEAKQWAQGVVDNFAREPKGNDIDQAKAVAAGEGDLAIMNSYYWARMAKSSDPNEAKVAEKVGLIFPENTHLNISYGAMLKGAKHKENAIKLLEFLSSEKIQELYAQENGEFPLNPKAPLPEVQKSWGEFSKQKINYEELGKYRDDATKLFDEVGWK comes from the coding sequence ATGCGCCGTCTCGTTGCCGCCGGCCTCGCAGCCGCCCTCACCCTCACCGCCTGCTCGAGCGGCGAAGAGGGCTTTGATCAGAAGTCTGACGATGTGGTCAATGTGTACTCCTCGCGCCACTATGACGTGGACAAAGAGGTGTACAAGATGTTTGAGGAGGAAACCGGCCTCAAGCTCAACGTCGTGGAGGGCAAGGGCGATGAGCTGGTAGAGCGCATCACACGCGAGAAGAACAAGCCGCAGGCAGACGTGCTACTCACCGTCGGCGCGGAATCCCTGTACCCGCTGCACGAGGCGGACGCGCTTGAGGATGCAATGAGCGACACGATTGAATCGAACATCCCCGAGCAGTACCGCGGCGACTACTGGATGGGCATCACTTCCCGTGCCCGCGTGATCGCTTACAACAAGGATCACGTGGATCCGGAGAAAATCAAGACTTACGAGGACATCACCAAGCCCGAGTGGAAGGATCAGATCCTCGTTCGCCCTTCCAGCTCCTCTTATAACCAGGCGCTGCTGGCCTCCTTCATCCAAAACGATGGGGAAGACGAAGCGAAGCAGTGGGCGCAGGGCGTTGTAGACAACTTCGCGCGTGAACCTAAGGGCAATGACATTGACCAGGCCAAGGCAGTTGCCGCTGGCGAGGGTGATCTGGCGATCATGAACTCCTACTACTGGGCGCGCATGGCTAAGTCCTCTGACCCTAACGAAGCGAAGGTGGCTGAAAAGGTCGGCCTTATCTTCCCCGAAAACACCCACCTGAACATCTCCTACGGCGCGATGCTCAAGGGTGCGAAGCACAAGGAGAACGCCATCAAGCTGCTGGAATTCCTCTCTAGCGAGAAGATCCAGGAACTCTATGCCCAAGAAAACGGCGAGTTTCCGCTGAACCCCAAGGCGCCGCTGCCTGAGGTACAGAAGTCCTGGGGCGAGTTCTCCAAGCAGAAGATCAACTACGAGGAGCTGGGCAAGTATCGCGACGACGCCACCAAGCTTTTCGACGAAGTCGGCTGGAAGTAA
- a CDS encoding Sir2 family NAD-dependent protein deacetylase yields the protein MAHDSALRSIARVVEETTEPTSPAQALSAIAEQLRQGGVMVITGAGVSTESGIPDYRGPRGSLSRHRPMTYQEFRHDVEALQRYWARSFVGWRHLDRAQPNRTHFALVELERAGHICGVVTQNVDGLHAAVGSEHLIALHGDLARVVCLNCGAKEERHHLDQRIEQANPNYLQRIELDPAMVNPDGDVTLSQQQVSTFKLVGCQQCGSELLKPDVVYFGEPVPRQRREQAAALLASSRSVLVAGSSLAVMSGYRFVLDALKQGKEVSVINGGPGRADARVHTLWRAQVGPAFDALLDELSL from the coding sequence ATGGCACATGATTCTGCGCTTCGTTCCATTGCGCGAGTTGTAGAAGAAACTACCGAGCCCACCTCACCGGCGCAGGCACTTTCGGCCATCGCGGAACAGCTCCGCCAAGGTGGGGTCATGGTGATCACCGGCGCGGGCGTGAGCACTGAATCGGGCATTCCCGATTATCGCGGTCCGCGCGGTTCCTTGTCCCGGCATCGCCCCATGACCTACCAAGAGTTCCGGCACGACGTCGAAGCCCTGCAGCGCTATTGGGCGCGCAGCTTCGTAGGTTGGCGTCATCTGGATCGGGCCCAGCCAAACCGCACCCACTTTGCGCTTGTAGAACTCGAGCGCGCCGGACATATCTGCGGTGTAGTCACTCAAAACGTCGATGGCCTTCATGCAGCGGTCGGCAGCGAGCATCTCATCGCACTTCATGGGGATCTTGCCCGCGTGGTGTGCCTCAACTGCGGGGCAAAAGAAGAGCGCCACCACCTTGACCAGCGCATTGAGCAAGCAAATCCCAACTATCTGCAGCGCATCGAGCTGGACCCGGCGATGGTCAATCCGGATGGCGATGTCACCCTCAGCCAGCAGCAGGTGAGCACCTTCAAGCTCGTCGGATGTCAGCAGTGCGGTTCCGAATTGCTCAAACCGGACGTGGTGTACTTCGGTGAGCCGGTGCCCCGGCAACGCCGTGAACAGGCCGCAGCTCTGCTCGCATCATCTCGGTCCGTGTTGGTTGCGGGTTCATCCCTTGCGGTGATGAGCGGTTATCGCTTCGTGCTCGACGCCCTTAAGCAGGGCAAGGAAGTCTCAGTGATTAACGGCGGCCCTGGCCGCGCCGATGCGCGGGTGCATACGCTGTGGCGGGCCCAGGTGGGACCCGCCTTTGATGCGCTGCTGGACGAGCTTTCCCTATAG
- a CDS encoding catalase, producing the protein MSQNEQSVADQILAKGERTGNASHTTRAGGQVVPSENVSITAGPQGPNVLNDLHLIEKLAHFNRERVPERNPHAKGHGAFGELHIIEDVSKYTKAKLFQKGAVTPMAARFSTVAGEQGSPDTWRDVHGFALRFWTEDGNYDIVGNNTPTFFLRDGIKFPDFIHSQKRLGANGLRDADMQWDFWTRTPESAHQVTYLMTDRGTPKTSRHQDGFGSHTFQWINEEGTPVWIKYHFKSRQGWDCFTDAEAEEMAGKNADYQREDLFNAIERGDYPIWDVKVQIMPHDEAENYRWNPFDLTKTWSQKDYPLIDVGYFILNRNPKNFFAQIEQLALDPANLVPGVGLSPDRMLMARAFAYADAQRARIGANYQQLPINRPLTPVNTYSHEGHMAFEFNPADAPTYSPNRFDKGAGYLDNGETSNSGETFGQAHDLFVNPDPHGTDLVRAAYVQHPEDDDFIQPGILYREVLDDTQREHLVENITNAMQGVSPETEERCYWYWSQVDENLGAEVKRVFASKK; encoded by the coding sequence ATGTCCCAGAACGAACAATCAGTAGCCGATCAAATCCTGGCGAAGGGCGAGCGCACGGGTAATGCCAGCCACACCACCCGCGCCGGCGGTCAAGTTGTGCCCAGCGAAAACGTTTCCATCACTGCGGGTCCGCAAGGTCCCAACGTGCTCAATGACCTCCACTTGATTGAAAAGCTTGCGCACTTCAACCGCGAGCGCGTGCCGGAGCGCAACCCCCACGCCAAGGGCCACGGCGCTTTTGGTGAACTGCACATCATCGAGGATGTATCCAAGTATACCAAGGCCAAGCTCTTCCAAAAGGGCGCCGTCACCCCGATGGCTGCCCGCTTCTCCACCGTCGCCGGTGAGCAGGGTTCGCCCGATACCTGGCGTGACGTGCACGGATTCGCCCTGCGTTTTTGGACCGAGGACGGCAACTACGACATCGTCGGCAACAACACCCCCACCTTCTTCCTGCGTGACGGCATCAAGTTCCCCGACTTCATCCACTCGCAGAAGCGCCTTGGTGCCAATGGCCTGCGCGACGCTGACATGCAGTGGGACTTCTGGACCCGCACCCCTGAATCCGCACACCAGGTGACCTACCTGATGACGGATCGCGGCACCCCGAAGACCTCGCGCCACCAGGACGGCTTTGGTTCCCACACCTTCCAGTGGATCAACGAGGAAGGCACCCCCGTCTGGATCAAGTACCACTTCAAGTCTCGCCAGGGTTGGGATTGCTTCACCGACGCCGAGGCCGAGGAGATGGCAGGCAAGAACGCCGACTACCAGCGCGAAGACCTCTTCAACGCCATCGAGCGCGGCGATTACCCCATCTGGGACGTCAAGGTGCAGATCATGCCCCACGACGAGGCTGAAAACTACCGCTGGAACCCCTTCGACCTGACCAAGACTTGGTCGCAGAAGGATTATCCGCTTATCGACGTCGGGTACTTCATCCTCAACCGCAACCCCAAGAACTTCTTCGCCCAAATCGAGCAGCTTGCGCTCGACCCGGCGAACTTGGTGCCAGGCGTGGGCCTCTCGCCCGACCGCATGCTCATGGCTCGCGCCTTCGCGTATGCCGATGCGCAGCGCGCCCGCATTGGTGCTAACTACCAGCAGCTTCCGATCAACCGCCCGCTGACTCCGGTGAACACCTACAGTCACGAGGGGCACATGGCTTTCGAGTTCAACCCCGCCGACGCCCCCACCTACAGCCCCAATCGCTTTGATAAGGGCGCGGGCTACCTGGACAACGGCGAAACCTCGAACTCCGGCGAAACCTTCGGCCAAGCCCACGACCTGTTCGTGAACCCGGATCCGCACGGCACCGACCTGGTGCGCGCCGCCTACGTGCAGCACCCCGAGGATGATGACTTCATCCAGCCCGGCATCCTTTACCGCGAAGTGCTCGATGACACCCAGCGCGAGCACCTGGTGGAGAACATCACCAACGCCATGCAGGGCGTTTCCCCCGAAACCGAGGAGCGCTGCTACTGGTACTGGAGCCAGGTTGATGAAAACCTCGGCGCCGAAGTCAAGCGCGTCTTCGCTTCCAAGAAGTAA
- a CDS encoding RNA polymerase sigma factor: MNPNKQQHDDAVTTLALRAGRGDRAALTEFIKATQGDVWRLLAHLGGPGIADDLTQETYLRVMKSLPRFAARSSARTWLLSLARRVWVDNIRHDMARPRKSAAEVEDFERTPGSDSRWSEWVDVRILIENLPEQQREALILTQVLGYTYEEAAKIADVRVGTIRSRVARARKELIEASQNPDNERRFGN, encoded by the coding sequence ATGAACCCCAACAAACAGCAGCACGATGATGCCGTCACGACCCTAGCGCTTCGCGCTGGTCGCGGCGACCGCGCTGCACTAACGGAGTTCATTAAAGCAACCCAGGGAGATGTCTGGCGCCTGCTCGCCCATTTGGGAGGACCCGGCATTGCCGACGATTTAACCCAAGAAACCTACTTGCGCGTGATGAAGTCACTGCCCCGCTTTGCGGCGCGCTCATCCGCTCGCACCTGGCTCCTTTCTCTCGCACGTCGCGTATGGGTGGACAATATTCGCCACGACATGGCCAGGCCGCGGAAATCGGCCGCCGAAGTGGAAGATTTCGAGCGCACCCCGGGCTCCGATTCCCGCTGGTCCGAGTGGGTAGATGTTCGCATCCTGATTGAAAACCTGCCCGAACAGCAGCGTGAGGCGCTGATCTTGACGCAAGTGCTCGGCTACACCTACGAGGAAGCCGCCAAGATTGCCGACGTGCGCGTTGGCACCATCCGCAGCCGCGTCGCGCGCGCCCGCAAGGAGCTCATCGAGGCGTCCCAAAACCCCGACAACGAGCGGCGCTTCGGCAACTAA
- a CDS encoding aspartate-semialdehyde dehydrogenase: MTTVAVVGATGQVGRVMRALLEDRAFPLDTVRFFSSPRSAGTTLTFKDEEVEVEDLTQQTVESLQGIDIALFSAGGSTSKEWAPVFAQAGATVVDNSSAWRKDDEVPLVVSEVNPDEARHPQKGIIANPNCTTMAAMPVLKPLHEEAGLVRLHVSSYQAVSGSGLAGVETLAKQTAEIGDRDVELTHDGALMDPEDLGPYVKPIAFNALPFAGNLVDDGSNETDEEQKLRNESRKILNIPDLKVAGTCVRIPVFTGHTLTIHAEFDRPITPERAKEILGHAEGVKLVDVPTPLDAAGIDPSLVGRIRQDQSVDDNRGLVLVVAGDNLRKGAALNTIQIAELLV; this comes from the coding sequence ATGACCACCGTTGCAGTAGTAGGGGCCACCGGCCAGGTTGGTCGCGTTATGCGCGCCCTGCTGGAAGATCGAGCATTTCCGCTCGACACTGTCCGTTTCTTCTCCTCTCCTCGTTCCGCTGGGACCACGCTGACCTTCAAGGACGAAGAAGTAGAGGTTGAGGACCTCACCCAGCAGACAGTGGAAAGCTTGCAGGGCATCGATATTGCGCTGTTCTCCGCCGGTGGTTCCACCTCCAAGGAGTGGGCACCGGTGTTTGCTCAAGCGGGGGCCACGGTGGTGGACAATTCCTCGGCATGGCGCAAGGACGACGAGGTTCCGCTGGTGGTGTCTGAGGTGAACCCCGATGAGGCGCGTCACCCACAGAAGGGCATCATTGCGAACCCGAACTGCACCACTATGGCCGCGATGCCCGTGCTGAAGCCTCTGCATGAGGAGGCCGGATTGGTGCGCCTGCACGTTTCCTCCTACCAAGCGGTATCTGGCTCCGGCCTGGCCGGTGTGGAGACGTTGGCGAAGCAGACTGCCGAAATTGGCGACCGCGACGTTGAGCTCACCCACGATGGCGCATTGATGGATCCTGAGGATCTCGGTCCCTACGTCAAGCCCATCGCTTTCAATGCGCTGCCTTTTGCGGGCAACCTTGTGGACGACGGCTCCAACGAGACGGACGAGGAGCAGAAGCTGCGCAATGAGTCCCGCAAGATCCTCAACATCCCAGACCTGAAGGTGGCTGGTACCTGCGTGCGCATCCCCGTGTTCACTGGCCACACGCTCACGATTCACGCCGAATTCGATCGCCCCATCACCCCCGAGCGCGCCAAGGAGATCTTGGGTCACGCTGAGGGTGTGAAGCTTGTCGACGTTCCCACGCCACTCGACGCCGCCGGCATCGATCCTTCGCTGGTGGGCCGCATCCGCCAGGATCAGTCCGTCGACGATAATCGCGGTCTAGTCCTCGTGGTTGCAGGCGATAACCTGCGCAAGGGCGCGGCTCTGAACACGATTCAGATTGCTGAGCTGTTGGTCTAA
- a CDS encoding aspartate kinase: protein MALVVQKYGGSSLESPERIRSVAERIVATKKKGNDVVVVCSAMGDTTDDLLDLAAAVNPVPPAREMDMLLTAGERISNALVAMAIESFGAKAQSFTGSQAGVITTERHGNARIVDVTPERVREALDEGKICLVAGFQGVNRESRDVTTLGRGGSDTTAVALAAALDADVCEIYSDVDGVYTADPRIVPNAQKLDQLCFEEMLELAAVGSKILVLRSVEYARAFGVPLRVRSSYSNDPGTLVAGSMEEIPVEEAVLAGVATDKSEAKITVLGIPDSPGAAADVFRALADAEINIDMVLQNISSLEDNRTDITFTCPRTDGPRAMELLRNLQAKNDWQNVVYDDQIGKVSLVGAGMKSHPGVTAIFCEALRDAGINIELISTSEIRISVLIREADVDEATRVLHEAFELGGETEATVYAGTGR, encoded by the coding sequence GTGGCTCTGGTCGTACAAAAATACGGTGGTTCCTCGCTGGAATCCCCCGAACGAATCCGCAGCGTAGCTGAACGCATTGTTGCCACGAAAAAGAAGGGCAACGACGTTGTCGTGGTGTGCTCCGCGATGGGTGACACCACCGATGATCTGCTCGATCTCGCTGCTGCGGTGAATCCTGTTCCACCGGCCAGGGAGATGGACATGCTCCTCACCGCTGGAGAACGCATTTCGAACGCCTTGGTTGCCATGGCGATCGAATCCTTTGGTGCTAAGGCGCAGTCTTTTACTGGCTCGCAGGCAGGTGTGATCACGACTGAGCGCCACGGCAACGCGCGTATCGTGGACGTCACACCGGAGCGCGTCCGTGAAGCTCTGGATGAAGGCAAGATTTGCCTGGTCGCAGGGTTCCAGGGCGTGAATCGTGAGTCGCGTGACGTCACCACCTTAGGCCGTGGAGGCTCGGACACCACCGCCGTGGCACTGGCTGCCGCGCTGGACGCGGACGTGTGTGAGATCTACTCGGATGTCGATGGTGTGTACACCGCTGATCCGCGCATCGTGCCAAACGCACAAAAGCTCGACCAGTTGTGTTTCGAAGAAATGCTTGAGCTGGCTGCGGTTGGTTCGAAAATTTTGGTTCTACGCAGCGTCGAGTACGCTCGCGCCTTTGGCGTTCCGCTGCGCGTCCGTTCGTCGTATAGCAATGACCCCGGCACCCTGGTGGCCGGATCTATGGAGGAAATTCCTGTGGAAGAAGCAGTACTCGCTGGTGTAGCCACCGATAAGTCCGAAGCAAAGATCACCGTCCTGGGCATCCCGGATTCTCCCGGCGCTGCCGCCGACGTGTTCCGCGCGCTTGCCGACGCTGAGATCAACATCGACATGGTGCTGCAAAACATCTCCTCCCTGGAGGACAACCGCACCGACATCACCTTCACCTGCCCGCGCACCGACGGCCCGCGCGCCATGGAACTGCTGCGCAACCTGCAGGCAAAGAACGACTGGCAAAACGTCGTGTACGACGATCAGATTGGCAAGGTGTCGCTGGTGGGCGCGGGCATGAAGTCCCACCCCGGCGTCACCGCAATCTTCTGCGAGGCGCTGCGCGATGCCGGTATCAACATTGAGCTCATCTCCACCTCGGAAATCCGCATTTCTGTGCTGATCCGCGAAGCCGATGTGGATGAGGCAACCCGCGTGCTCCACGAGGCATTTGAGCTCGGTGGGGAGACCGAGGCAACCGTGTACGCAGGCACCGGCCGCTAA
- a CDS encoding DMT family transporter, translating into MFGNLAAMFFALLSALTIAWGTVVRHRIAENSDSPFIQAIRRPAWWAGTFLALAGYGLQVVALGFGTLLVVQPILVLSLMFTLPLSARFEGRRIPADELLWAFALTVAVAVLVILGNPEAGDPQPPLERWIPAMSIGVIVLVTLERYGRRQIRNEKALWLGVVTGGIYGYVAVLSKATVDIVTHEGLVALLTAWEGYTLLAGAIIGTVVQQYAFNAGALKNSLPAMTIVEPIVAFALGYVVLGEKFQVSGLNWIFMAAALATMIVSTIALSRKGAK; encoded by the coding sequence ATGTTTGGCAATCTCGCGGCGATGTTCTTCGCGCTCCTCTCAGCACTCACCATCGCTTGGGGCACCGTGGTTCGCCACCGCATTGCCGAAAACTCCGATTCCCCCTTCATACAAGCTATTCGACGCCCCGCCTGGTGGGCGGGCACCTTCCTCGCCCTGGCGGGTTACGGCTTGCAGGTTGTGGCTCTTGGCTTCGGCACACTGCTGGTTGTCCAGCCGATCCTCGTGCTTTCACTGATGTTCACCCTGCCACTATCCGCCCGTTTCGAAGGCCGCCGTATTCCAGCCGATGAGCTACTGTGGGCATTTGCCCTCACCGTGGCGGTGGCGGTGCTAGTGATCCTCGGAAACCCCGAGGCTGGTGATCCGCAGCCACCCTTGGAGCGCTGGATTCCCGCGATGAGTATTGGCGTGATCGTCTTGGTAACTCTGGAGCGCTACGGGCGGCGCCAGATTAGAAATGAAAAGGCACTGTGGCTTGGCGTGGTGACTGGCGGCATCTATGGCTATGTTGCCGTGCTCTCCAAGGCCACCGTGGATATTGTGACGCACGAGGGACTTGTTGCCCTGCTTACCGCCTGGGAAGGCTACACACTCCTAGCCGGTGCGATCATTGGCACAGTGGTGCAGCAATACGCCTTCAACGCAGGAGCGTTGAAGAATTCGCTGCCCGCCATGACCATCGTGGAACCCATCGTCGCCTTCGCCCTCGGGTACGTGGTGCTTGGAGAAAAATTCCAGGTCAGCGGCCTCAACTGGATTTTCATGGCCGCGGCTCTTGCCACCATGATCGTGTCCACCATCGCGCTATCGCGCAAAGGGGCTAAATAG